Below is a window of Micromonospora chersina DNA.
CGGCTTCCCGGTGGTCCGCGCGTCGGGCAGCGCGGCCGTGAAGTCGCCCTCGGGGTCGGTGAGCTGGCCCGGCAGCGGCGGCGCGAAGACCGCCACCACGGCGTCCACCCGCTCGTCGGCGGCGGACGCGGCGAGCGCGGCGGCGTACTCGGCGGCGGTGGCCCGGGGGCCGACGTCGTGCGGCCAGCCGTCGGCCACGGTGAGGCCCTGGGCGGCGCAGGCCGTGGCGGCCAGCCCGGTCAGCGCCGAGGAGTTGCCCACCACGGCGACCCGGCGGCCCGCCGGCAGCGGCTGGTGGGCCAGCAGCACGCCGACGTCGAGCAGTTCCGCGACCGTGTCCACCCGGATCACCCCGGACTGGGCGAAGAGCGCGCTGACCGCGGCGGCGTCCAGGGCCGGTGCGTCGCCGACCCCCGGCGGGCGGGCCAGCGAGGCGAGCGCCACCACCGGCTTGCTCCGGCCGATCCTCCGGGCCAGCCGGGCGAACTTGCGCGGGTTGCCGAACGTCTCCAGGTAGAGCGTGATGACGTCGGTGCCGGGATCGTCCTGCCAGTACTGGAGCAGGTCGTTGCCGGAGACGTCGGCCCGGTTGCCGGCCGAGACGAAGCTGGACAGGCCGAGGCCCCGGCGGGACGCCTCGGCGAGCAGGGCCACCCCGAACGCGCCGGACTGGCTGAACACGCCGACCCGGCCGGGGGCGGGCAGCACGGGGGCGAGGGTGGCGTTGAGGCGTACCGCCGGGTCGGTGTTGGCCACGCCCAGGCAGTTCGGGCCGACCACCCGCATGCCGGCCAGGTGGGCGGCGCGGACCAGGGCGCGCTGCGCGGCCGCCCCCGCCGGGCCGGACTCGGCGAACCCGGCGGAGATCACCACGAGCCCGTGCGCGCCGGCCTTCGCGGCGTCGGCCACCACGTCGGTCACCGCGTCGGGGGCGACGGCCACCACGGCCAGGTCGATGTCCGCGCCGGCGTCGGCCGCCGACGGGTACGCGGGCAGCCCCGCCACGGTGGCCGCGGTCGGGTGCACGGGGACGATCGCGCCGGTGAACCCGCCGTCGCGCAGGTGCCCGAGCAGGGCCGCGCCGACCCCCTGGCCGGTGGTGCTGGCGCCGTAGACGGCGATGCCGCGCGGGGCGAGCAGCCGGGCGATCGAGCGGGCCTCGGTGCGGTGCTCCCGGCCGCGCTGCACCTCCAGGGTGGCCTCGGTGGGGGCGATCGGGAAGTTCAGGTGCACCACGCCGTCGGCATACTGGCGCTGGACCTGGTAGCCGAAGTCGGAGAAGACCCGCAGCATCGTCCCGTTGGCCGGGAGCACCTCGGCGACGAAGTGCACGATGCCGTAGCGCCGGGCGGCGTCGGCCAGGTGCTCCAGCAGCACCGAGCCGATGCCCCGGCCCTGGTACGCGTCCTCCACCACGAAGGCCACCTCGGCCTCGGGCGAGGCGGGGCCGAGCCGCTCGTACCGGCCGACGGCGACGATCCGGTCGCCGGCCAGCACCACGAACGCCTCCCGGTCGCGGTGGTCGACGTTGACGAACC
It encodes the following:
- a CDS encoding bifunctional GNAT family N-acetyltransferase/acetate--CoA ligase family protein — protein: MTTLEQPVDVLLSDGTTVQLRQIRPDDAAAIVAMHSRFSERTRYLRYFSPYPRIPERDLQRFVNVDHRDREAFVVLAGDRIVAVGRYERLGPASPEAEVAFVVEDAYQGRGIGSVLLEHLADAARRYGIVHFVAEVLPANGTMLRVFSDFGYQVQRQYADGVVHLNFPIAPTEATLEVQRGREHRTEARSIARLLAPRGIAVYGASTTGQGVGAALLGHLRDGGFTGAIVPVHPTAATVAGLPAYPSAADAGADIDLAVVAVAPDAVTDVVADAAKAGAHGLVVISAGFAESGPAGAAAQRALVRAAHLAGMRVVGPNCLGVANTDPAVRLNATLAPVLPAPGRVGVFSQSGAFGVALLAEASRRGLGLSSFVSAGNRADVSGNDLLQYWQDDPGTDVITLYLETFGNPRKFARLARRIGRSKPVVALASLARPPGVGDAPALDAAAVSALFAQSGVIRVDTVAELLDVGVLLAHQPLPAGRRVAVVGNSSALTGLAATACAAQGLTVADGWPHDVGPRATAAEYAAALAASAADERVDAVVAVFAPPLPGQLTDPEGDFTAALPDARTTGKPVVATFLAGRVPAGVPAYPSVEEAVRALARVTTYADWLRRPPGVLPELDRVDRSAGQAALRPDGAETAALLRAYGIDVVESAPAHSAEEAVAAAGRLGWPVALKAAAPGLRHRLDLGAVRLDLADAAALRRAYAEMAPVFGADVLVQPMVPPGVACVVELVEDPAFGPVVGFGLGGVATELLGDRAWRAVPLTDRDAAELVDEPRAAPLLRGHRGAAPVDRAALVDLLLRVGRLADEQPRVRSLTLNPVLARPDGISVLHATVRTGTEAARPDTGPRRL